The sequence below is a genomic window from Myxococcus xanthus.
GTCCAAGCGCCGCCGTCTGGGCCGCGTCGCGCGCGGCGGTGAAATCAACACGCTCAACATCCGGTTTCCCGGCCGCTACTACGCGTTCGTCACGGAGCGGGAAGGCGCGGACGACGACCCGCTCTACCTGCGGCTGGAGTGCGTCGAACGCGACTGGATGGACCGTGTCTGGAACGAACTGGAGAAGCAGTTCGACCCGGGCGACTTCCTCCGCTTCTTCAATGCCGTCATCAACGGCCGGCGCTTCGAGGACTTCTACGATGCGCTGACGCTGGAGCAACTCAACCTCTTCTACGTCGTCTATTACTGGTTCCTGCGGCGAGTCATCGACGACGGCAATGATTCCGCCCCGGTGTCCGTTTTCGAGTTCGAGCTCGCGCCCGGGGACCCGCTGCGTGATGACCTCTACGAGACGGACTGGTTCCACCTGGAGCTGCAGGCGGCGCCGGGCAGCACCCGCCCGGACGGGCTCTTCGTGCGGGCGGGCAACGTGCGTCGCGCGGGAGTGCACACGGTGCGAGGCTTCACCCCGGACACGGACTCGCCGCCCGCGGAGCGCTGGCTGCGGAGCTTCCTGCGGGTGGAGGATCGCTCGGATGGAGGGCTGACGCAGGGCGCCCTCAAGGCGCTCCACTTCCCGCTGCCCGCGCCGCCACCACCGCCGCCTCCGTCTCGTCCAGGAGGCCCTGGCGGCTCCGGAGGCTCTGGCCCGATTCCAGAGCCGCCCGTGAAGAACCCCTTCGCCATTCCTTCCGCGCCCCTCCCCATCCCGGTGTCGGCCCGGGTCGCCACCCCGGCGCTGGCCCGGTGGATGCGCGCCGCGGCCCGCCAGCTCACTCAACAGGTGCGCGCCTTCACCGCGGAGGTCGCGGACTTCTTCGATGACTGGATGCCGCCTCCCGGAGGGCCCGTGCTCGCATTCGCCGGAGCAGCCGGCCCTGCGTTGACTTCACGAGTGGTGCCCAGGGAACGGTCGCGGCCAGGCGCCCCACCGCCTACGGCCCACGCCTACGTAGGTGATGGCGCGCCCAATCCGATGGATGCGTCCGACCCGAACCGCTTGTTCGCCCCCTTCGTGGGGCTCTTCAACGTGGGCCAGGGCGCGTGCTCGGTGCTGTACGACAACCAGGGGCGCGCCATCGTCTATTACGACTTCGGCAGCCCGGCGAACGGCCAGCAGGGGACCTTCCCCATCATTCCACTGGGGCACTGTGTGGGCCCCTGCATGTGCAACGGCCCGCTCATCATCCTGTCCCACTGGGACATGGACCACTGTGATTTGGGGCGCTACTACCCGGAGTCCTTCCGCTGCCGGTGGCTCGCGCCGCAGCAGCACATGGGCACCGTCGTGTGCCGCGACACGGTCGCGCGCGTCGTCCACGACGGTGGCGAGTTCTACATCTGGGCGGCGTCGGGGCGGCCTGGAACCGCCGCGAGTCCGCGCGGCACGCCGAGCTCCTGGAACCGCCCAGGTGGCAGTCACATGCGGTTTCCCTGGGGCTTCGTCGAACGCAACTACCGTGAAGGCGCGCAGAACCCGCTCGCCAGTGGCTCGGACCCGCGCAACAACTCCGGGCTGGCGCTGTATGTCTGCGTGCGCGACGCGGCCGGTGCGGCTGCTGTCGCCGCCGGCCCCGTGGCCACCGACGCCAACAACCTGGGGGGCAATGGGCGAGGTCTGGTCACCATCGGCGGAGGCGCCCCTCCGGGCTGGGTGGCGGCAGCGTTCGCGGGGCCCAACCTTCCTGGCATTGGAGGCGGCCTGGCCGCATTTCTCGCGGCGATGGGGCCGGCCGGTGGCAACCCCAATCCCGCGGCGATCCTCGCCCGGCGACAGTCGGCCGCGGCCACCGCGGCGGTGGGAGCTGGTGGTCCAGGCGCCGGTCTCACCGCGAGACAGCGGCTGGTCATCGCGACGCTGGCCGTGGCGCACCCCGCGCTCGCTGCCGCCACGGCGGTGGCGCTGGGCCGGGCCGCTGAAGTCGCCGCGGACGCCGTGGTGGTCGCGGGCGGAAACCTGCCCCAGATGGCGGCGGCGGCGGGCGCGGCCGTCATCGTGGCGAGCGGCGCGCCGGGCACGGCGGTCGCCACCTTCACGGCCATGGGGACAGCGGCGGCGGGCGGCGCGCCGCTGATGCCCGGGAGCGCCGGGGCCCTGGCGTTGGCCCATGTGCAAGGAGCCATCGTCGGTGCACCTGCCGCCTCCCCCGTCACGACGGCGGCGAATACGGCGGCCGGCGTCGTGCCACAGGGCGGCGAGGCGGTGCGGGCCGCGGTGGAGGCCGTGGTACGCACCCACGCCCCCGCGCCGCTCCCCGGCCTGTCGCTGGAAGGCGCGGTGGCCCGCGCCGCTGGCGTCAGCAACCCGGCCGCGGTCTGCAAGGCCCTCGCGCCCCCGCTGCCACCGACACTCCAGGGAGAGGCGCCCTTCCACGCCAACGAGCGGTTCGTGCTCCTCACGGGCGACGTCAACTACCAATACATCCCCGCGCAGCGGCGCCCCTTCGCCGCACCCGGCGGCGGAGCTCCCGGAGGCGCGGTGGCGCTGCCCTACGCCCCCACGGGCCACCCGCCCGTCGTCGTGGGCCTCACCGCGACCCACCACGGCTCCAACAAGGTGGGGGCGAACGACCTGAATCCCGACAGGATTCCATGGGCTCCCAACACGCTGCCCACCCGTGCGGCCGCGGTCGCGCACGCGGCGTCAGCGCTTCCCAATCCCAACATCCGCCGGGCCGCGACGGCCGCGGCGGCCGCGGCGGCGCTCCCACTCCCATTGCCCGCGAACCTGGCGAACCTGGCCGCCGCGGCGGAACGCGCCGCCTATGCGGCCTCCGCGGGGGCCTTCACCCCGCTCGTGGTGGCCCGTGCGGCGGCCGCGGCGGTGGTCCTGGAGAACGCCGTCCCGAACACGCCACAAGCGCAGTTCGTCCAACTGGGGGCCGTGTCCGCGGGCGCCCCGCTCCCCGTGCCCGTCCTGGTCGGAGGAACGGCGGCGGCGTGGGCCACGGTGACGGCCGCATTGGGCGGTGGCGCTGCGGCGGCGGTGCCAGGACTGGGTCCCGTGGTGGCAGTGCCAGGAGGCCCCCAGGTGGTCAGGGCGGCCACTGCGGCCGTCCTCATGGCCAGGGATCTCCCCAACGCCCACCGCACCGCATCAGCGCGCAGAGCCGTGGAGCAGGCGCACGTCAGCGCGAGGCCCGGAGCGCCACAACCCGTCCTGCAGGCCGTCGCCGCGGCCGTGGCCGTGCGGCGGAGCATCGCCCAAGGCGGAACCATCTCCGTCCCGACCGCCACCGCCATCGTCCAGGCCTCCCGCTTGAGCATCACCACCGGCGCCGGGGGCACCGTGGCGGCCCTCGCCGGAGCGGGGATTGCCAACCTCCCCGCGGTGACCCATCCCTATTTCGCCACCGCCGCCGCCGCCATTCCCAACCCGCCGCTGGCGGCGGTTCAGGCCGCGCTGGGGCTCGCGCGGAGCGCGCCCATCGACCCGGCGAATGCGCCCTTCGCGGTGGCCAACGCCTTCGCCCCCTCGCCCGTCCTTCCCGAAATCATCCTGGATGCGCTGGTGTCTCGCGGCCAGTCGCTCCCGAAGTTTCCGCTCGCGTTGGTTGAGATTGCCGCCGCCCTCGCGGCCATCGGGCCCGCGGCGTCTCTCTCCGAAGTGGCCGCGGTTGTCGAGGCGGCGCGCGCGGCGCAAAACGGTCAGGCGGCGGGCGCACCTCCCGCCGCCGGGCTCGCACATGCGGCGGCGGACCGCATCGGTTATTCCTACGGCGTCGCCACCCAGACGGGTGGCGCGGCGGCGGCCCCTCCCTTCGCGCACCGCTATCTCTCTCAGGGCGTGGGACATCCCGCCCATCTCGCCATCGACAAGTACCAGCGCCGGGGTTGGGCGGTGCGCCGCAACACCAGCATGCACGCGGACCAGAGCACACAGCCAGACCACAGCCCTCGCGGGCACCACGCCTTGGGGTGGGAGCTGGCCCCGTTCTACGAAGGACCGCTGCGTCCGGCCTCCGCCGTCACGGGCACCCTTTCGCGGACCTGCCATGGCTGCAAGGAGGTCGCCGCGGTCCGAGCCGCCGCAGCCGTGGGAGCGGGAACAGCGCCAGCCACGGCCGTAGCCACCGCCATCGGAGTGGTCCCCGCAGCGGCCGCCGCCACGGCCCCCGCGGCAGGTCCCGTCAACGCCGCGCAACTGGGCCGGCACGGCGTTCCAGCCACACGAGCGGCCCGTCGGAGCCTGGAGCCCGCCATCGCGGCACGGGCCGCCGTGCCCTTCGCCAGGGCAGCAGTCACGGGCGTCGCCGCGGCCCATGCCACGAGCGCATGCATCCTCGTGACCCAAGCGGTCCTCGCGGCCTGGTGGCCCGCCGCCATGGCGCGAGGGGACGTCGTCAGGGGCGGGCCTCTCTCCCCGGCGGCCGCGATGCTCGGGGGCGTCCCGCCATCGGCCGCCGAGGCCGTCACGGCGGCCCGTGCCGCGGTGCTGGCCGCCCCACTGGTCCTGCCCCCGGTGGACCTCGCCGCGGTGGTGGCCGCGCTGGCGGTGAGCCTGGGAGAGCCGCCTCTCACCGCTGTCGCCGCGACCGTGGCGCTTCCCTTCCTGGGAGGCACGGGCGCGGCGGCCCTCAGCGCGGCCCAGGCGGCGGCCGCCGGTGTCGGGATTGACAACTTCGCGGCGGCCATCGTCGGAAGCACCCATGCCTGCGCATTGGGCGCGAACCTGCCAGCGCCCGTCGCCGCCAGGGTGGCCGCCATCTCCGCCATGGTCGGAGGGGCCCCACTTCCCGCGAGGCTGGATGCGGTGGCCAACGCCATCTCGGCGGGACCTCCGGTCGCGGCGCACCACGCCCTCCTCCTGCGCACGGCGGGCATCACCCTTCCGGCCATCGCCGCGGTCGTCGCGGCGGCAGCGGGCATGGCCCACGCGGGCGTGACTCCGCCAGTCGCGGCGGACGCGAGCACCTGTCATGCCGCCGCGGCCGCCACCGTGCCGGGCATCGCCCAGGCCGCCGTGAATGTCTGCGCCGCTACGCTCGCGGGCGGCGCCATCCACCCCAACCCAGCCGCTGTCGCGGGCCTCGTGGCTGCCTCCACGCCAACAGCCGCCGCCGCCGTGACAGCCGCATCTGCCGTGCTGACAGCCACCGGGGCGGCCCCCCCGGCGCTCGGGGACGCCGCCGTCTGTTACGCATCAGCGACAGCCGCCGTCACCGCTGCGATGGGAGGCGCAGCCGCCGCCGCTGAAGCCGCGGCCGCCACCCTCACGGGCGTCCCCGTGCCCGCCGTCGGCAACACCGCGGTGACGGCCGCCACCGTCGCGAATTCCAGCGAGGAGGCAGCCGCGGCTGTGGCGGCGGCAGACGCCCTCGTCACGGCGGATGCATTGACGCTGCCGACCGCGGCCCAATCGGCGGCCTGTTACGCGGCGGCAGCGGCGGCAGCGGGTGTTCCGGCGCTCGCGGCGAACGCGGCGGCTGGGACCATTGCCCTGGCCGGCGTCACCGCCGCCACCGATGCCAACACGGCACTGGTCGCGGGCGCCGCCCCGCTCGCATGTGCCACCGTCGCCGCGGCCATGGTCGTCACCCAGCTCGCCGTGGGTGGCGCCGCCAATCACCGCGCGGTCGCGGCCGCGGCCAGCGCATCAGCCATCGGCGTTCCCGCGGGGCCGGTGGACCAGGCCGCCCAGAGCCTCAGCGTGGGCATGGCCCATCCCATCTCCGTGGCCATCGCCGAGTCCGCGTCGATGCGGGCATCGGGCGCATCGGAAGAAGCAGCCGCGGCCATGGCCACCGTCCGGGCGCTCGAGCCTCGGAGCGCCCCCCTGGCTGCCACGGCAGCAGCCAGTGCGGGCGTACCCGCCGCGGACGCCGCCGCCACGGCCGCCATCCGTCTCTTCAATGTCTGACCCGTCTGCGCCCTCGCGTGACACAGTTCCCCCATGTTCGACGTCGCGCGCTACCTGGAGCGAATCGGTGTCGGGGCGGAGCAGTCCCTCACGAGGCTGCACCGGGCCCACTTGGAGGCCGTGCCCTTCGAGAACCTGGACATCCACCTGAAGCGGCCCATTCGGCTCGACATGAACGCCCTCTTCGAGAAGGTCGTCGTCCAGCGGCGCGGCGGCTTCTGCTACGAGCTCAACGGCCTCTTCGCCCGGCTGCTGACGGCGCTGGGTCACCGGGTGACGCTGCTGTCCGCGGGCGTGGCCACGGCCCCGGATGGCAGCGCCTACGGCCCCGAGTTCGACCACCTGGCCCTCCAGGTGGAGGATGAACAGGGACGCTGGTTGGCGGATGTCGGCTTCGGTGAGTGCTTCACCGAGCCCCTGCGCCTGGACACCCACGACGTCCAGGTGCGCTCCGGCCGCGCGTACCGCCTCTCACCGGAGGGTAACAACCTCATCCTCTGGAGTGAGAAGCCCTCCGGATGGGAGGCGGAGTACCGCCTCTCCCTCGTGCCCCGCCAACTCGCGGACTTCGAGGGCATGTGCCGCTACCACCAGACCTCCCCGGACTCCATCTTCACCCAGCGGCGGCTGTGCACCCGGGCGACGCCTGAGGGACGCATCACCGCCAAGGAGGGCACACTCGTCCTGACCCGGAGTGGGGTCCGGACGGAGCAGCCTCTCCCCGACGAAGACGCCCTGCGGCGCGCGCTCGTCGAACACTTCGGCGTCATCCTCCCGTCCCTGGAGTAGTGCGTACCTGTCCCCACCCCATCCTCCATCGTACGATGGCCAGGCAGGGGAAGCCCCAGAGGGGTTCACCTGTTCATCCGCGTCGACGCCCCTGCCCGGGGCTGGCGCCCCTTACCGCAAGCCGTCCACCCAGGAGAACGGATGTCCCGCTTCACATTGCTGGCCGCAGTCGTCGTGCTCACCTGCCCGTTGTGGGCGCAGGCGAAGCCGGCCGCGGATGAGACCGCTCGCGTCCATGCGGCCGAGGCGATGAAGCAGGCCTCCTCCCCCCGAAGCGCCGCCAGCCTGCTGCGGATGCACGCGCTGGTGGACGAGGTGGAGGACCTCACGCCCCTGCTGAGCACCTACGCCTACGTGGCCTCCCGCCGCACCTCGGACCCGAATACCCGCGCCACCGCGCAGATGCTCCTGCTGGACACCGAGCGCGCCCGGGGACGACTGGTGCGCGCCAACGAGGTGAAGCAGTGGCTGGGCTACGTGGGCGACTACTACGTCACCGGCGGCTTCGAAAACGAAGGCAAGGCCGGCTGTGACACCGACTTCGGCCCCGAGGCCGCCAACCTGGACCTGTCCGCCACCTACCCCGCGGCCAAGGGCGGCAACACCACCTGGCGCAAGCTGACGGCGAACACCGCGGATGGCTACATCGACCTGGCCACCGCCATCCGCCCCAACCGCGAGGCCGTGGCCTACGCCGTCACCTGGCTGGAGTCCTCCCAGGAGTCGCGCGTGTCGCTGGGCGTGGGCACGTCCGGCGCGTTCCGGCTGTGGGTGAACGGGCAGCTCGCCGCGAAGGAGGACCGCTACAACCTGCCGCGCCCGGACCAGTCCCGCGTGTCCGTGAAGCTGCGCAAGGGCCTCAACCGCGTGCTCGTGAAGGTGTGCCAGGAGTCCGGCCCGCTGGGTTTCTACCTGCGCCAGGAGTCGCCCACCGTGCGCGCGACGCTGCCGGCGAAGGCGCCCGCCCTGGAGAAGCTCACCGCGCCGCAGCCCCAGCCGCTGCCCACCCTCACCTCCGCCCTGCGCGCGATGGTGGAGAAGAACCCGGATGACGCCGCGTTGCGCGGCGACTACGCCCGGGTGCTGGGCTTCTTCCGCGCGTATGACGAGCGCGAGCACACCGCCAGCGCCGAGGCCGCGCGCGCCGCGGAAGCCGCCCCCAAGGACGCTCGGCTCCAGTTGCTCGCCGCCCATGCGCAGCGGGATGACCTGAACGAGCGCCGCCGCTTCCTGGAAGCCGCCATCGCCGCCGACCCCGCCATGCCGGAGGCGCGCGTGGCGCTGGCCGACCACGAGCTGGACCGCGGCCACCCCGAGCGCGTGCAGCCGCTGGTGGCGCCCGTGCTGGAGAAGACGCCGGATGACGTCAACGCGCGGCTGGTGCTGGCGCGCGCGCATGAAGCCCTGGGCGAGCGCCCCAAGGCCCACGCCCTGGTGGAGGAGACGTTCCGCCTGCAGCCCCGCGTGCCTCGCGCGGTGCGCGCCGCGGCCCAGGTGTCCCGGCAGCTCGACCGTGGCCGCGAGGCCATGGACCGGATGCGCGTGGTGCTGGCGCTGCGCTTCGACGACACCACCACGCGCCACATGCTCGCCACGATGCTGGCGGAGGCCGGGCAGGTGGAGTCCGCCCAGCGCGAGTACGCGCAGTTGGTGAAGCTCAACCCCTTCGACAATGGCTCCCGCGTGCGGCTGGCGGAGCTGAAGGCCAGCAACGGCGCAGTGGAGGAAGCCGTCGCCCTCTTCGCCGAGGCCCGCGCGCTGTCCCCGGACGAGCCGGAAGTCTATGAGCGCGAGGGCCGCGCCCTGCTGGCCGCGGGCCGCCGCGAGCCGGCGCTGGCCTCGTTCGAACGCTCGCTGGCGCTGCGCCCGCAGAACCCGGGCCTGAAGGAGGCCCTGCGCACCCTCAAGGGCGAGAGCACCGGCACCGGCATGCAGTACCTGGTGGACGCCCAGCCGCTGGCCAAGGAGTCGGAGGCCTACGTCCACGAGGACGCCCTCTACCTGGTGGACAACACCTACGTGCGCGTCCAGCAGAGCGGCCTGTCCAGCCGCCTGCACCAGACGGTGGTCAAGGTCTTCAACTCGCGCGGCGTGGACGCGTTCCGCACCATCCCCGTCACCTATTCGCCGGACCGCCAGGAGGTGCGCGTGCTGCGCGCCCGCGTCATCAAGGCGGATGGCTCCGTGGTGGAGAGCTACGGTGAGAACGAGCGCAACATCAACGAGCCGTGGACGGGCATGTACTACGACGCCCGCGCCAAGATTCTCTCCTTCCCCTCGCTGTCGGCGGGAGACACGCTCGAGCTGACGTACCGCCTGGACGACACCGCGCAGGACAACCTCCTGTCGGACTACTGGGGTGACGTGGAGAGCGTGCAGGGCGTCTACCCGAAGGTGCGCTTCCAGTACCTGGTGGACATGCCGCAGGCACGGCCCCTGTATTGGAACAAGAGCAAGCTGACCGGCGTGGCGAGCGCGCAGGAGACGCTGGACGCCGGCCGCGTGCTGTACCGCTGGAACGCCAAGCACGTCGCCAAGGTGGTGCCGGAGCCCGGCATGCCCGGCTGGGCGGAGGTGGCGCAGAACCTCCACGTCTCCACCTACCAGACGTGGGAGCAGGTGGGCCGCTACTGGTGGGGCCTGGTGCGCGACCAGCTCCAGCCCAACGCGGAGCTGCGGCAGACGGTGGACCAGGTGCTCCAGGGCGTGGACCGGAAGAACGAGCTGGCGGTGGTGCGCGCCATCTACAACTTCGTGGTGACGAACACGCGCTACGTGGCGCTGGAGTTCGGCATCCACGGCTTCAAGCCCTACCGCGTGGACCGGGTGCTGGCGCGCCGCTTCGGCGACTGCAAGGACAAGGCGAGCCTCATCCACTCCATGCTCCAGGTGGCGGGTGTGGAGAGCCGGCTGGTGCTGCTGCGCATGCGCAACCTGGGCTCCATTGGCGAGGAGCCCGCGAGCCTCGCGGCCTTCAACCACGCCATCGCCTACGTGCCCAAGTTCGACCTGTACCTGGACGGCACCGCGGAGTTCCACGGCGCCAACGAGCTGCCCAGCGCGGACCGGGTGGCCAACGTGCTGGTGGTGGAGCCCAACGGCAAGAGCACCTTCCTCACCACGCCGGAGGCGAAGGCGGCGGACAACGCCACGCGCATGTCGCTGGACGTGACGCTCCGCGCGGACGGCGGCGCTGAAATCACCGGCTCCAGCTCCGTGGGCGGGCAGCACGCGCCCGACTACCGCCGCGCCTACCGGCCGGAGGCCACGCGCAAGTCCACCTTCGAGCGCGCCTGGGCGCAGAGCTTCCCCGGCCTCACGGTGCACGAGGTGAAGCTGAGCGACACCACGCGGCTGGATGACAACGTGGCGTTGGACTTCAAGATGAGCATCCCGCGCTACTCGGAGGTGCTGCCCAACGGCATGCGCTTCCTGCCCTTCGGCACCGGGCGCACCTACCAGCAGGCCTATGCGTCGCTGGCCCAGCGCCGCTTCGACCTGGTGATGTCCAGCCCGTGGACCAACGGTTTCCTCCTGCGCTACGCGCTGCCCGCGGGCTGGACGGTGGCGGAGCTGCCCCAGGCCGTGGAGGAGACGACGAAGTTCGGCCACATCAAGCTGAGCTACCGCCTGGAGGGCGGCAAGCTGGTGGCCGAGGGCGAGGTGGCCCTCACCACCGCGCGCGTGTCCGCGGACGACTACCCCGCGTTCCGCGAGTTCCTCGGCCGCGTGGACCGCGCCTTCGGCCGCCGGGTGTTCATCCAGAACGCGGCCAACCGCACCGCGTCCTCGACGCCGTAGCGAACGCGAGCAGGCCCGCGCCCGCCGAACCTCCGGCGGGCGCGAGGTGGTTACGGCTCCAGCAGACCCGCCAGCAGCGCGCGGACCTCGTCCGGGCCATTCACCCGGAACGCCGCGCGCGTGGGCTTGTTGCCCGCGTGGATGGTGAGCCCGCCGGGCGGAATGGATGCGAAGAGGTCCTCGTCCGTGCGGTCATCGCCGATGGCCACCACGAGGGCGCCGGGCGCCGCGTCCTTCGTGGCCTCGCCCACCACGCGGCCCTTGTGCACGCCCCGCGGACGAATCTCCACCACCTTGTCCCCGGGGAGGATGTCCATGGACTGCCCTGCGAACTTCTCCGCCAGGTACAGCCGCAGCTCGCGGGACTGGATGGCGCCGAACTCCGCGTCCACCAGGCGGTAGTGCCACGCCAGCGACGCTGTCTTCTCCTCCACGAAGGAGCCCGGCACGCGCGCGGAGAAGGTCTCCAGTTCGGGGCGCACGCGCTCCTTCCAGTCGAACGTCACGCCCTCCAGCATCCTCCACGCCTCCCCCGGCGCCGGGCGGGACCACAGGCCGTGCTCGGCATACAGGCCCATGGCCAGGTCGCCCAACCATTCCTCCAGCGTCTCCTTGGGCCGGCCGCTGACGATGCTCACCGAGATGCCGGGCCGGGCCACCAGCTTCGCCAGCAACTCCTTCAGCGCCGCATCCGGCGCGGCCAGCTCCGGCCGGGGCGCGTAGCCCACCAGCGTCCCGTCGTAGTCCAGGAGCAGTTGCAGCCGCTCCACCTGCTTCATCTGCGCCAGCGCCTCGGGCGCGCTCGCCTCGGCGCGCACGTCCACCGCGGGCAGCGACTGGAGCCGGTCGAGGAAGGAGGACGTCCACCAATGCACGTCCCGCGACTTCACCTGCTTGCGCAGCGTGTGCATGCGCGTGCGGCGCTCCTCCTCCGCCATCCCCAGCGCTTTCTCGATGGCGTCCGCCATGGCGTCCACGTCGTAGGGGTTGACGATGAGCGCGCCCCCCAGCTCCGCTGCGGCGCCCGCGAACTCGCTGAGCACCAGCACGCCGTCGTCGTCCGGACGCGCCGCGCAGAACTCCTTCGCCACCAGGTTCATCCCGTCCCGCACCGGCGTGACGAGCATCACATCCGCGCCCCGGTACAACCCCACGAGCTGCCGTTCGTTGAATGAGCGGTAGAGGTAGTGCACGGGCACGTTGTGCACCGTCCCGTAGAGCCCATTGATGCGCCCCACCAGCTCGTTCACCAGCTCGCGGTAGTTGGCGTACGCCTCCACCTGGGTCCGGCTGGGTACCGTCACCTGGATGAAACGCAGGCGGCCACGCCACGCGGGCGTGCGCTCCAGCACGCGCTGCACCGCCAGGAGGCGCCGCGGAATGCCCTTGGTGTAGTCCAGCCGGTCGATGCCCAACAGGATGCGCTGTCCTTCGGAGGACCGGCGCAAGTTCGCCACCTCCTCCTGCATGCCGGGCTCGCTCGCAATCGATTCGAAGGCCTGCGCGTCGATGCCCATGGGGAAGGCGCCCACGCGCACGTCGCGCCCCTCCCAGATGATGCGGTCGATGTCCGTGTCCAGCCCGAGGTGCCGCAGCAGCGCTCCGGAGAAGTGCCGCACGTAGCTCACCGTGTGGAAGCCGATGAGGTCCGCGCCCAGCAGCCCCTTCAGCAGCTCACGCCGACGCGGCAGCGTGCTGAAGATTTCCGACGACGGAAACGGGATGTGGTGGAAGTAGCCGATGCGCGCGCCGGGCAACCGCTGGCGCAACATGCCAGGCACCAGCATGAGCTGATAGTCGTGGACCCAGATGGTGTCCCCGGGCTCGTAGTGCTTCGCCACCAGGTCCGCGAAGCGCTCGTTGACCTTGCGGTACACCTCCCAATCGCGGTCCTGGCGCGGAATGCGCTCCAGCATGTAGTGGCACAGCGGCCACAGGACGCGGTTGGAATAGCCTTCGTAGTAGCGGCTCACCTCGCTGGCGGACAGCGTCAGCGGCACGCAGCGCAGCTCCGCGAGCTGGGCGTCCACGCGGGCGCGTTGGCTTTCCGACAAGCGGGAGACGTCCCCGGGCCAGCCAATCCACAGCCCCCCCGAGCGTTCGTGCGGACGGCGAAGGCCGGTGGCCAGGCCTCCCGCGCTGCGGACCACGGAGACAGTGTCCTTCTCCACCTTGACGGTGACAGGAAGTCGATTCGAGACGAGTAGGAGTCGGGACATAGGCCCCTCCTGAATTAGTCACTCCGTGCAGGAATGGCCATCGTCGAAACGGGCTTCATGCCAGATGTTGGTCCCTCGTGTCGGGTGGCCATCGGTGTCCAGCCCAGCCGTGACAGCAGCGCGGGCTGCCGGCCCGGCTTCCACACGAAGGCATCCAGCACATAGTGCGTG
It includes:
- a CDS encoding DUF3857 domain-containing protein; its protein translation is MSRFTLLAAVVVLTCPLWAQAKPAADETARVHAAEAMKQASSPRSAASLLRMHALVDEVEDLTPLLSTYAYVASRRTSDPNTRATAQMLLLDTERARGRLVRANEVKQWLGYVGDYYVTGGFENEGKAGCDTDFGPEAANLDLSATYPAAKGGNTTWRKLTANTADGYIDLATAIRPNREAVAYAVTWLESSQESRVSLGVGTSGAFRLWVNGQLAAKEDRYNLPRPDQSRVSVKLRKGLNRVLVKVCQESGPLGFYLRQESPTVRATLPAKAPALEKLTAPQPQPLPTLTSALRAMVEKNPDDAALRGDYARVLGFFRAYDEREHTASAEAARAAEAAPKDARLQLLAAHAQRDDLNERRRFLEAAIAADPAMPEARVALADHELDRGHPERVQPLVAPVLEKTPDDVNARLVLARAHEALGERPKAHALVEETFRLQPRVPRAVRAAAQVSRQLDRGREAMDRMRVVLALRFDDTTTRHMLATMLAEAGQVESAQREYAQLVKLNPFDNGSRVRLAELKASNGAVEEAVALFAEARALSPDEPEVYEREGRALLAAGRREPALASFERSLALRPQNPGLKEALRTLKGESTGTGMQYLVDAQPLAKESEAYVHEDALYLVDNTYVRVQQSGLSSRLHQTVVKVFNSRGVDAFRTIPVTYSPDRQEVRVLRARVIKADGSVVESYGENERNINEPWTGMYYDARAKILSFPSLSAGDTLELTYRLDDTAQDNLLSDYWGDVESVQGVYPKVRFQYLVDMPQARPLYWNKSKLTGVASAQETLDAGRVLYRWNAKHVAKVVPEPGMPGWAEVAQNLHVSTYQTWEQVGRYWWGLVRDQLQPNAELRQTVDQVLQGVDRKNELAVVRAIYNFVVTNTRYVALEFGIHGFKPYRVDRVLARRFGDCKDKASLIHSMLQVAGVESRLVLLRMRNLGSIGEEPASLAAFNHAIAYVPKFDLYLDGTAEFHGANELPSADRVANVLVVEPNGKSTFLTTPEAKAADNATRMSLDVTLRADGGAEITGSSSVGGQHAPDYRRAYRPEATRKSTFERAWAQSFPGLTVHEVKLSDTTRLDDNVALDFKMSIPRYSEVLPNGMRFLPFGTGRTYQQAYASLAQRRFDLVMSSPWTNGFLLRYALPAGWTVAELPQAVEETTKFGHIKLSYRLEGGKLVAEGEVALTTARVSADDYPAFREFLGRVDRAFGRRVFIQNAANRTASSTP
- a CDS encoding bifunctional alpha,alpha-trehalose-phosphate synthase (UDP-forming)/trehalose-phosphatase; protein product: MSRLLLVSNRLPVTVKVEKDTVSVVRSAGGLATGLRRPHERSGGLWIGWPGDVSRLSESQRARVDAQLAELRCVPLTLSASEVSRYYEGYSNRVLWPLCHYMLERIPRQDRDWEVYRKVNERFADLVAKHYEPGDTIWVHDYQLMLVPGMLRQRLPGARIGYFHHIPFPSSEIFSTLPRRRELLKGLLGADLIGFHTVSYVRHFSGALLRHLGLDTDIDRIIWEGRDVRVGAFPMGIDAQAFESIASEPGMQEEVANLRRSSEGQRILLGIDRLDYTKGIPRRLLAVQRVLERTPAWRGRLRFIQVTVPSRTQVEAYANYRELVNELVGRINGLYGTVHNVPVHYLYRSFNERQLVGLYRGADVMLVTPVRDGMNLVAKEFCAARPDDDGVLVLSEFAGAAAELGGALIVNPYDVDAMADAIEKALGMAEEERRTRMHTLRKQVKSRDVHWWTSSFLDRLQSLPAVDVRAEASAPEALAQMKQVERLQLLLDYDGTLVGYAPRPELAAPDAALKELLAKLVARPGISVSIVSGRPKETLEEWLGDLAMGLYAEHGLWSRPAPGEAWRMLEGVTFDWKERVRPELETFSARVPGSFVEEKTASLAWHYRLVDAEFGAIQSRELRLYLAEKFAGQSMDILPGDKVVEIRPRGVHKGRVVGEATKDAAPGALVVAIGDDRTDEDLFASIPPGGLTIHAGNKPTRAAFRVNGPDEVRALLAGLLEP